The Oncorhynchus tshawytscha isolate Ot180627B linkage group LG20, Otsh_v2.0, whole genome shotgun sequence genome has a window encoding:
- the smyd1a gene encoding histone-lysine N-methyltransferase Smyd1 has translation MHFSQHFLPLPLFFFCEVFQSSIHLVMTLDMDNVEVFDTGVKGRGLRTTKDLCAGEVVLAEPSFAAVVFDSLSQQVCHSCFRRQANLHRCAQCKFAHYCDRTCQTACWDEHKQECGAIKKNGKAPNENVRLAARVLWRIQKDTGIVSDSQLTSVDQLEDHVADMPADNLKELKIDVHKYLDYCPNTRHGVEYISHIFGIINCNGFTLSDQRGQQAVGVGLFPNLCLVNHDCWPNCAVILNHGNQSALNATFHSKRRVELRALGKIAENEELTVGYVDFLNVSTDRQRALKHQYHFDCTCKSCSKNLKDDLMMAAKETEGNKPSDELVKEVQELSLECLAKVEAARTAGDFHEVVKLCRECLDKQEPVLADTHLYQLRMLSAASEVLSYLKFFSEAAEYSRRMVEGYMKLYHPNNAQLGMATMRAGVTHWHAGLIEVGHGMICKAYAILMITHGPNHSITKDLESMRMQTEMEQRIFKQNECVYHSMREAALQNKSMGMMAEAVSVEDNVKALFHKQ, from the exons ATGCACTTCAGCCAGCACTTTCTTCCTCTCCCACTCTTTTTTTTCTGTGAGGTGTTCCAGTCTTCTATCCACTTGGTAATGACCCTGGATATGGACAATGTGGAGGTGTTTGATACTGGGGTAAAGGGCAGAGGCCTCAGGACCACCAAGGACCTCTGTGCTGGGGAGGTGGTACTCGCTGAGCCCAGCTTCGCTGCAGTGGTCTTCGACAG TCTGTCTCAGCAGGTGTGTCACAGCTGCTTCCGTCGCCAGGCCAACCTCCACCGCTGCGCCCAGTGTAAGTTTGCCCATTACTGTGACCGCACCTGTCAGACTGCATGCTGGGACGAGCACAAGCAGGAGTGTGGTGCCATCAAGAAGAACGGAAAGGCCCCCAATGAGAATGTCCG tCTTGCTGCCCGTGTGCTGTGGCGCATACAGAAGGACACAGGCATTGTGTCGGACAGCCAGCTGACCTCAGTGGACCAGCTGGAGGACCACGTGGCCGACATGCCCGCCGACAACCTCAAAGAGCTCAAGATCGACGTGCACAAATACCTGGACTACTGTCCCAACACCAGGCATGGCGTGGAGTACATCTCACACATCTTTGGCATA ATCAACTGTAATGGTTTTACTCTGAGTGACCAGAGGGGTCAGCAGGCAGTGGGAGTAGGTCTGTTCCCTAACCTGTGTCTGGTCAACCATGACTGCTGGCCCAACTGTGCTGTCATCCTCAACCATGGCAA TCAGTCAGCTCTGAATGCAACCTTCCACTCTAAGAGGAG GGTTGAGCTGCGTGCGCTTGGTAAGATTGCTGAGAATGAGGAGCTGACAGTGGGCTACGTGGACTTCCTGAACGTGTCAACGGACCGCCAGAGAGCCCTGAAGCACCAGTACCACTTTGACTGCACCTGCAAAAGCTGCAGCAAGAACCTCAAAGATGACCTAATGATGGCTGCCAAGGAGACCGAAGGCAACAAG ccctctgaTGAGCTTGTGAAAGAGGTACAGGAGTTAAGTTTGGAGTGCCTGGCCAAGGTTGAGGCGGCTCGTACTGCAGGTGACTTTCATGAG GTGGTGAAGCTGTGTCGTGAGTGTCTGGACAAACAGGAACCTGTGTTGGCAGATACACACCTGTACCAACTGCGTATGCTGAGTGCAGCCAGCGAGGTGCTGTCCTACCTGAAGTTCTTCTCTGAGGCTGCAGAATACTCACGCAGGATGGTGGAGGGATACAT GAAGTTGTACCACCCCAATAACGCCCAGTTGGGCATGGCCACCATGCGGGCTGGCGTGACTCACTGGCACGCAGGGCTCATCGAGGTGGGCCATGGCATGATCTGCAAGGCCTACGCCATTCTCATGATCACACATGGACCCAACCACTCCATCACCAAGGACTTGGAG TCAATGCGTATGCAGACCGAGATGGAGCAGAGGATTTTCAAGCAGAATGAGTGCGTCTACCACAGCATGAGAGAGGCTGCCCTGCAGAACAAGTCCATGGGCATGATGGCTGAGGCAGTCAGTGTTGAGGACAACGTCAAGGCCCTCTTCCACAAGCAATGA